One Paraburkholderia aromaticivorans genomic region harbors:
- a CDS encoding recombinase family protein: MPATPTPKAYSYIRFSTPEQQSGDSFRRQTELSQKYAEAHGLTLDENLTYRDLGVSAFDKSNIRTGELGAFLRAIDSGAVEPGSYLLVESLDRLSRAKVTDALEIFMSIINRGIRLVTLADGREYSKEKINEQFTELIISIVVMSRAHEESLTKSRRLKEAWKAKRGRISDTKLTEMAPAWLKLNEDRTAYSLIPDHVELVQRMFEWSRDGIGSETIARRLNQQEIPTLGTRSANQWHASYIKKILDNRAVLGEFQPHTLVNGKRIPEGDPAPDYFPRIVSDEDFVLAKSARQSRRTNSAGRKGQTLSNLFSGVLRCGYCNGSMVYVNKGHSGPRAKLLVCAGAKAGKGCHYVPWEYPQFERSVLAYCKGLDLDAFLQTRDTVKSELTALSARIAVLESSMADNEQKQANILEAIESGAKFLQFEARMVQLEQERMQLSAELEETRQKFDLRANATVDVTAVRASIDELLQRISELEGDELYDVRARLSQHIKRLIVRIAMYPGGYIDKPYLIDKFRARMIANGASADEANTHIASNLRLTPDVSERFFTMISRSDAVRMIRPDLENPELLHLQSIEGGHGLVAHAEAIGAMLEKLAEFALKSQGTAQDHA; the protein is encoded by the coding sequence GTGCCTGCTACCCCGACGCCAAAGGCGTATTCGTATATCCGCTTTTCGACGCCAGAACAACAATCCGGCGACTCATTCCGGCGGCAAACTGAACTCTCGCAGAAGTACGCCGAGGCCCATGGGCTGACCCTTGATGAAAACCTGACGTACCGTGATCTCGGGGTATCGGCTTTCGACAAGTCGAACATCAGAACCGGCGAACTCGGTGCGTTTCTCCGCGCCATCGATTCAGGTGCTGTCGAACCGGGATCGTATTTGCTTGTCGAGTCGCTCGACCGGCTTTCGCGAGCGAAGGTCACCGATGCGCTTGAGATTTTCATGTCGATCATCAATCGCGGAATCCGTCTTGTAACACTGGCGGACGGCAGGGAGTACAGCAAGGAAAAGATAAACGAGCAATTCACGGAATTGATCATCTCGATTGTTGTGATGTCCCGCGCGCACGAAGAATCGCTAACCAAAAGTCGGCGATTGAAGGAGGCATGGAAGGCGAAGCGCGGCAGGATCAGTGACACGAAACTGACCGAAATGGCTCCGGCGTGGCTGAAACTGAATGAGGATAGGACAGCCTACTCGCTCATACCGGATCACGTGGAGCTGGTTCAACGCATGTTCGAGTGGTCGAGAGACGGGATCGGTTCGGAAACCATCGCGCGGCGACTGAACCAGCAAGAGATTCCCACGCTCGGGACACGTTCAGCAAACCAGTGGCACGCGTCGTACATCAAAAAGATCCTCGATAACCGGGCCGTGCTCGGCGAATTCCAGCCGCATACGCTCGTCAACGGGAAGCGTATTCCCGAGGGCGATCCGGCTCCCGACTACTTTCCGCGAATCGTCTCGGACGAAGATTTCGTTCTTGCGAAGTCAGCGCGTCAGTCGCGCCGAACGAATAGTGCTGGACGGAAGGGCCAAACGCTTTCGAATCTGTTCTCAGGCGTTCTTCGCTGCGGTTACTGCAATGGATCGATGGTGTATGTGAACAAGGGGCATAGCGGGCCGCGTGCAAAGTTGCTGGTCTGTGCGGGAGCGAAAGCAGGGAAGGGTTGCCACTATGTGCCGTGGGAATATCCTCAATTCGAACGTAGTGTTCTCGCGTACTGCAAGGGGCTGGATTTGGATGCATTCCTCCAGACCCGCGATACGGTCAAGTCGGAACTTACGGCTCTGAGTGCGCGCATCGCGGTGCTCGAATCATCAATGGCTGACAATGAGCAGAAGCAGGCGAACATTCTCGAAGCCATCGAATCGGGAGCGAAGTTCCTGCAGTTTGAAGCGCGTATGGTCCAACTGGAACAGGAACGTATGCAGCTCAGTGCGGAACTGGAAGAGACACGACAGAAATTTGATCTCCGCGCGAATGCGACCGTTGACGTAACGGCGGTTCGCGCATCGATTGACGAGTTACTACAGCGGATCAGCGAACTGGAAGGCGACGAGCTATACGATGTGCGAGCGCGGTTGAGCCAGCATATCAAGCGGCTCATTGTTCGAATCGCCATGTATCCCGGCGGCTATATCGACAAGCCTTATCTCATCGACAAGTTTCGGGCACGCATGATCGCCAACGGTGCCAGTGCGGATGAAGCGAACACGCACATTGCGTCAAACTTGCGGCTGACGCCGGACGTTAGCGAGCGGTTTTTCACGATGATCTCGCGAAGCGACGCCGTTCGTATGATTCGGCCTGACCTCGAAAATCCGGAGCTATTGCATCTTCAGTCGATTGAAGGCGGGCACGGTTTGGTCGCTCATGCCGAGGCCATTGGCGCGATGCTGGAAAAGCTGGCGGAGTTTGCACTGAAATCTCAAGGAACGGCCCAAGACCACGCCTGA
- a CDS encoding TlpA disulfide reductase family protein has translation MSSTPSTATRRANPLRYIIIAAVAVAIAIAGYFAFAGQQRVPDATFTLLSGQKVSTADLKGKVYLVNFWATSCDTCMKEMPQMVQTYNRFKGQGLEFVAVAMNYDAPMYVANYTQTRQLPFKVAMDDGSAAKQFGNVQLTPTTFLIDKDGKILKRYVGEPQFAELDQLLEKALKPA, from the coding sequence ATGAGCTCCACGCCGTCCACCGCCACCCGGCGGGCGAATCCGCTTCGCTACATCATCATTGCCGCCGTGGCCGTTGCGATCGCCATTGCCGGTTATTTCGCGTTTGCCGGCCAGCAACGCGTGCCCGACGCGACCTTCACGTTGCTGTCCGGTCAGAAAGTTTCCACTGCCGACCTGAAAGGCAAGGTCTACCTCGTCAACTTCTGGGCGACGAGTTGCGACACCTGCATGAAGGAGATGCCGCAGATGGTCCAGACCTATAACCGCTTCAAGGGCCAAGGCCTCGAGTTCGTCGCCGTGGCGATGAACTACGACGCGCCCATGTACGTGGCCAACTACACGCAAACTCGCCAGTTGCCATTCAAGGTCGCGATGGACGACGGTTCGGCCGCCAAGCAGTTCGGCAACGTCCAGCTCACACCGACCACGTTCCTCATCGACAAGGACGGCAAGATTCTCAAGCGCTATGTAGGCGAACCGCAATTCGCGGAACTCGACCAGTTGCTGGAAAAGGCGCTGAAACCGGCGTGA
- a CDS encoding sigma-54-dependent transcriptional regulator, whose amino-acid sequence MLNHGLQVLYIEDDELVRRASVQSLQLAGFDVIGHASVESAAKTISADFSGVIVSDIRLPGASGLDLLAQCHERAPDVPVILVTGHGDISMAVQAMRDGAYDFIEKPFASERLIETVRRALERRKLVLENIALRRELSEQNSVAPRIIGRSPAIEQVRRLIANVAPTDASVLINGDTGAGKELIARSLHELSPRRDKPFIAVNCGALPEPMFESEMFGYEPGAFTGAAKRRIGKLEHASGGTLFLDEIESMPLGLQVKLLRVLQDGVLERLGSNQPIRVNCRVVAAAKGDMAEHVADGSFRRDLLYRLNVVTIALPPLGERREDIVPLFEHFLLDAAVRYQRPAPILTDRQRAGLMQRDWPGNVRELRNAADRFVLGIADDPVMSFGDDGAATQPLKERVEQFERAVIAEALEQTGGVVAVAADKLQLGKATLYEKIKRYGLAAKGEGER is encoded by the coding sequence ATGCTGAACCACGGCCTGCAAGTGCTGTATATAGAAGACGACGAACTGGTGCGGCGCGCCAGCGTGCAGAGTCTGCAACTGGCGGGCTTCGACGTGATCGGGCATGCCTCGGTGGAATCCGCGGCGAAGACGATCAGCGCGGACTTCTCCGGCGTGATCGTCAGCGACATTCGCTTGCCGGGCGCGAGCGGCCTCGATCTGCTTGCGCAATGCCACGAGCGTGCGCCCGACGTGCCGGTGATTCTGGTGACGGGACACGGCGATATTTCAATGGCCGTTCAGGCGATGCGCGACGGCGCGTACGACTTCATCGAAAAGCCTTTCGCGTCCGAACGTCTGATCGAAACCGTGCGGCGCGCGTTGGAGCGCCGCAAGCTGGTGCTGGAGAACATCGCGCTGCGCCGTGAGTTGTCGGAACAGAACTCAGTGGCGCCGCGGATCATCGGCAGGAGTCCGGCCATCGAACAGGTGCGGCGGCTGATCGCCAATGTCGCGCCGACCGACGCCTCCGTCCTGATCAACGGCGACACCGGCGCGGGCAAGGAGTTGATCGCGCGCAGCCTGCACGAACTGTCGCCGCGCCGTGACAAGCCGTTTATCGCGGTGAACTGCGGCGCGTTGCCGGAGCCGATGTTCGAATCGGAGATGTTCGGCTACGAGCCGGGCGCTTTCACCGGCGCGGCGAAACGCCGCATCGGCAAGCTCGAACATGCGTCGGGCGGCACGCTGTTTCTGGATGAGATCGAGAGCATGCCGCTCGGCTTGCAAGTCAAGCTGCTGCGTGTGCTGCAGGACGGCGTGTTGGAACGGCTCGGCTCGAATCAGCCGATTCGCGTGAATTGCCGCGTGGTCGCTGCCGCCAAGGGCGACATGGCCGAGCATGTCGCGGACGGTTCGTTCCGGCGCGATCTGTTGTACCGGCTGAACGTGGTGACGATCGCGCTGCCGCCGTTGGGCGAGCGTCGCGAGGACATCGTGCCGCTCTTCGAACACTTTTTGCTGGACGCGGCGGTGCGCTATCAACGCCCCGCGCCGATCCTCACCGACCGTCAGCGCGCGGGCCTGATGCAGCGCGACTGGCCGGGCAACGTGCGGGAGCTGCGCAACGCCGCCGACCGCTTCGTGCTCGGCATCGCGGACGATCCGGTCATGTCTTTCGGCGACGACGGCGCGGCCACGCAGCCCTTGAAGGAGCGCGTCGAACAATTCGAGCGGGCGGTGATCGCGGAGGCGCTGGAGCAGACCGGCGGCGTGGTCGCGGTGGCGGCAGACAAGCTGCAACTCGGCAAGGCAACGCTCTACGAGAAGATCAAGCGATATGGCCTCGCGGCCAAAGGGGAAGGGGAGCGGTGA
- a CDS encoding dicarboxylate/amino acid:cation symporter → MKKPIHKVLYVQVIVAILIGIALGHFYPDFAVDMKPLGDGFIKLIKMVIGPIIFCTVVTGIAGMEDMKKVGRVGGKALLYFEVVSSFALVLGLIATHVLKPGVGFNIDPATLDSKAVASYAAKAHGQSSVDFLMHIIPDTLTSAFAQGEILQILLIALLFGAVLATAGEKGKVVTNFIDGLAHVLFGVVRIITKLAPIGAFGAMAFTIGKYGIGSLLPMLKLIGTFYLTSIVFVVVVLGIIARAVGFNILRFVAYIKEEMLIVLGTSSSEAALPQLMLKLEKLGCSRSVVGLVVPTGYSFNLDGTNIYMTMAVLFIAQATNTDLTWTQQLTLLAVTMLTSKGASGVTGAGFITLAATLAVVPTIPLSGMVLILGIDRFMSECRALTNIVGNGVATVVVSAWEKELDRNKLNAALRGEVAVKEPAGA, encoded by the coding sequence GTGAAGAAACCTATCCACAAAGTGCTGTACGTCCAGGTGATCGTGGCGATCCTTATAGGTATCGCACTCGGCCATTTCTATCCGGATTTCGCCGTCGACATGAAACCGCTCGGCGACGGCTTCATCAAGCTGATCAAGATGGTGATCGGGCCGATCATCTTCTGTACGGTGGTGACGGGCATTGCCGGCATGGAAGACATGAAGAAGGTCGGGCGCGTCGGCGGCAAAGCCCTGCTGTACTTCGAGGTCGTCTCGAGTTTCGCGCTGGTGCTCGGCCTGATCGCCACGCATGTGCTGAAGCCGGGCGTCGGCTTCAACATCGATCCGGCCACGCTCGACAGCAAGGCGGTCGCGTCGTATGCCGCCAAGGCGCACGGCCAAAGCTCGGTCGACTTCCTGATGCACATCATTCCGGACACGCTCACGTCGGCGTTCGCGCAGGGTGAAATCCTGCAGATCCTGCTGATCGCGCTGTTGTTCGGCGCGGTGCTCGCAACGGCCGGTGAGAAAGGCAAGGTCGTGACGAACTTCATCGACGGGCTCGCTCATGTGCTGTTCGGCGTGGTGCGGATCATCACAAAACTGGCGCCGATCGGCGCGTTCGGTGCGATGGCCTTCACGATCGGCAAGTACGGTATCGGCTCGCTGCTGCCGATGCTGAAACTGATCGGCACGTTCTATCTGACCTCGATCGTGTTCGTGGTGGTGGTGCTCGGCATCATCGCGCGTGCGGTGGGCTTCAACATCCTGCGCTTCGTTGCGTACATCAAGGAAGAGATGCTGATCGTGCTCGGCACGAGCTCGTCCGAAGCCGCGCTGCCGCAACTGATGCTGAAGCTCGAAAAGCTCGGTTGCTCGCGTTCGGTGGTGGGCCTCGTGGTGCCGACCGGTTATTCGTTCAACCTCGACGGCACCAACATCTACATGACGATGGCCGTGCTGTTCATCGCGCAGGCCACCAACACCGACCTCACGTGGACGCAACAGCTCACGCTGCTGGCAGTGACGATGCTGACCTCGAAGGGCGCGAGCGGCGTGACGGGCGCGGGCTTCATCACGCTGGCCGCGACGCTGGCCGTGGTGCCGACCATTCCGCTGTCGGGCATGGTGCTGATTCTCGGTATCGACCGCTTCATGAGCGAATGCCGCGCGCTGACGAACATCGTCGGCAACGGCGTGGCGACGGTGGTGGTGTCGGCATGGGAAAAGGAACTGGACCGCAACAAGCTGAACGCCGCGTTGCGTGGCGAGGTGGCGGTCAAAGAGCCGGCCGGCGCTTAA
- a CDS encoding ABC transporter ATP-binding protein, which translates to MAFLEIENLHKSFGANIALHHFDMKIERGEFITFLGPSGCGKTTVLRMIAGFETPTRGIIRLDNKDVTHLRTRQRKVGMVFQSYALFPNMTVAENIGFGLKITHRPQAEINSRVEEMLQLIKLPHLGGRYPWQLSGGQQQRVALARALAGKPQVLLLDEPLSALDAKIRISLRQDIRALQRELGITSIFVTHDQEEALSISDRIVVMNEGRAEQIGSPLEIYNFPRTRFVASFVGTLNILAGHVVDPATGRMVVDGQELTTTQELPSNDAGKKRLLALRPEAIVLEPAAPGRNTLNATVEEVNFLGAVVRIRTRVKDAVISLDVFNDPNRGLPERGQPVSLGFSHENLLVLEEGGV; encoded by the coding sequence ATGGCATTCCTTGAGATCGAAAATCTGCACAAGTCCTTCGGGGCGAACATTGCGCTGCATCACTTCGACATGAAGATCGAACGCGGCGAGTTCATTACTTTCCTCGGGCCGTCCGGCTGCGGCAAGACGACCGTGCTACGCATGATCGCCGGCTTCGAAACGCCCACGCGCGGCATCATCCGGCTCGACAACAAGGACGTCACGCACCTTCGCACGCGGCAGCGCAAGGTCGGCATGGTGTTCCAGTCGTATGCGCTGTTTCCGAACATGACGGTGGCCGAGAACATCGGCTTCGGGCTGAAGATTACGCATCGGCCGCAGGCGGAGATCAACAGCCGCGTCGAAGAGATGTTGCAACTGATCAAGCTGCCGCATCTGGGCGGACGTTATCCGTGGCAATTGTCGGGTGGCCAGCAGCAGCGCGTGGCGCTTGCGCGGGCGCTCGCCGGCAAGCCGCAGGTGTTGCTGCTCGACGAACCGCTCTCGGCACTCGACGCCAAGATCCGTATCTCGTTGCGCCAGGACATTCGCGCGTTGCAGCGCGAACTCGGCATCACGTCGATTTTCGTCACGCACGATCAGGAAGAGGCGCTGTCGATTTCCGACCGCATCGTCGTGATGAACGAGGGCCGCGCCGAACAGATCGGCTCGCCCTTGGAGATCTACAACTTTCCGCGTACGCGGTTCGTCGCGTCGTTCGTCGGCACGCTGAATATTCTGGCCGGGCATGTGGTGGATCCGGCGACCGGCAGGATGGTGGTGGACGGCCAGGAGCTGACCACGACACAAGAATTGCCGTCGAACGATGCGGGCAAAAAGCGCCTGCTCGCGCTGCGGCCCGAAGCGATCGTGCTGGAGCCGGCCGCGCCTGGCCGCAACACGTTGAACGCCACCGTCGAAGAAGTGAATTTCCTCGGCGCGGTGGTGCGCATCAGAACCCGAGTGAAAGACGCCGTGATTTCGCTCGACGTGTTCAACGATCCGAATCGCGGTTTGCCCGAACGCGGGCAGCCGGTGTCGCTCGGTTTCTCGCACGAGAATCTGCTGGTACTGGAAGAGGGCGGCGTTTAG
- a CDS encoding sensor histidine kinase — MKPVAARPTLTSSADEADADDASPYATINDPHRSDIANVTRRLLILFALVAGLVVACGLTYSIAWQSGIDHLRRNAAVRVDRTTSALKSTLERYESLPYLLAEHPIVQDVLVNPTPANVERANLYLDDLNRHARATVTYIIPLDGFCVAASNWRGPGSFIGGGYLFRPYFVDAVKGGVGRFFGIGTISQAPGYYISQPVRREGKIVGVAVVKLDLEWFQGVDASEPLVVTDDHGVIFLSSVPAWKYHTIRPLSGPVADSIYQARQYAQQPIAPLPVSIERMLEGNAQIVRIGGGRYAPRYLASRRGMGEPDWHLITMSPVDPVDADARKATIVTAFGYVSLVLLAFYWRMRRARVREVMRSRALLQKAYAELNRRVAERTADLSQANEQLQKEVAERTRAEQELRAAHDELIQASKLAALGQMAAGITHELNQPLAALRGFSDNTRVLLERGDQASACENLEAIAALTERMGKITNQLKLFVGRARPRSARAPIVRALRNVVALLQKRLQGVEVEFALLDAESGTRMPLSLADDHPELIANCDDLRLEQVLINLLGNALDATADVHPPRISIEIEVADANLSFAVSDNGPGIADDVLPRLFEPFFTTKEMGQGLGLGLAISSSIARDCGGSLVARNAPNGGALFVLTLRRARVQTSHTTDPLTTGS, encoded by the coding sequence ATGAAACCGGTGGCCGCGCGCCCAACCCTCACGTCGTCGGCCGACGAAGCTGACGCCGACGACGCGTCGCCTTATGCCACAATAAACGATCCTCACCGATCGGATATTGCCAACGTGACGCGACGCCTGCTGATCCTCTTCGCGCTCGTCGCCGGGCTCGTGGTGGCGTGCGGACTCACCTACAGCATCGCGTGGCAAAGCGGCATCGACCATTTGCGGCGCAACGCCGCGGTGCGCGTCGATCGTACGACCAGCGCGCTGAAGAGCACGCTCGAACGCTACGAATCGCTGCCTTATCTGCTGGCGGAACATCCGATCGTGCAGGACGTGCTGGTCAATCCCACGCCGGCCAATGTCGAGCGCGCCAACCTTTATCTCGATGACCTGAACCGCCACGCGCGCGCCACGGTCACCTACATCATTCCGCTCGACGGCTTTTGCGTCGCCGCGAGCAACTGGCGCGGGCCGGGCAGCTTCATCGGCGGTGGATATCTATTCCGGCCGTATTTCGTCGATGCGGTCAAAGGCGGTGTAGGCCGCTTCTTCGGCATCGGCACGATCTCGCAGGCGCCGGGCTACTACATCTCGCAGCCGGTGCGGCGCGAGGGCAAGATCGTCGGCGTGGCGGTCGTCAAACTCGATCTCGAATGGTTCCAGGGCGTGGATGCGTCCGAGCCGCTCGTCGTCACGGACGACCACGGCGTGATTTTTCTGTCGTCGGTGCCGGCGTGGAAGTACCACACTATCCGGCCGCTGTCGGGGCCGGTCGCCGATTCGATCTATCAGGCGCGTCAATACGCGCAGCAGCCGATCGCGCCGCTGCCGGTATCGATCGAACGCATGCTCGAAGGCAACGCGCAGATCGTGCGCATCGGCGGCGGCCGCTATGCGCCGCGTTATCTGGCGTCGCGGCGCGGCATGGGCGAGCCGGACTGGCATCTGATCACCATGTCGCCCGTCGATCCGGTCGATGCCGATGCGCGCAAGGCGACCATCGTCACCGCCTTCGGCTACGTGTCGCTCGTGTTGCTCGCGTTCTACTGGAGAATGCGCCGGGCTCGCGTGCGTGAGGTGATGCGCAGTCGCGCGCTGCTGCAAAAGGCCTACGCCGAACTGAATCGGCGGGTCGCCGAGCGCACCGCGGATCTCTCGCAGGCGAACGAACAGTTGCAGAAGGAAGTGGCCGAACGCACGCGCGCCGAGCAGGAGTTGCGTGCCGCGCACGACGAACTGATCCAGGCGAGCAAGCTCGCCGCGCTCGGTCAGATGGCCGCCGGCATCACGCATGAATTGAATCAGCCGCTCGCCGCGTTGCGCGGTTTCTCGGACAACACGCGCGTGCTGCTCGAGCGCGGCGACCAGGCGTCGGCGTGCGAAAATCTCGAAGCAATCGCTGCGCTCACGGAGCGCATGGGCAAGATCACCAATCAGTTGAAACTATTCGTCGGACGCGCGCGGCCACGCAGTGCGCGGGCGCCGATCGTGCGAGCGTTGCGCAACGTCGTCGCGTTGCTGCAAAAGCGCTTGCAGGGCGTCGAGGTCGAATTTGCTTTGCTCGATGCGGAGAGCGGCACGCGTATGCCACTGAGTCTCGCCGACGACCATCCCGAACTGATCGCAAATTGTGACGATCTGCGGCTCGAACAAGTGTTGATCAACCTGCTCGGCAACGCGCTCGATGCGACCGCCGACGTCCACCCGCCACGCATTTCGATCGAGATCGAAGTCGCCGATGCGAATCTGTCGTTCGCGGTGAGCGATAACGGTCCCGGCATTGCCGACGATGTCCTGCCGCGTCTGTTCGAGCCGTTTTTCACCACCAAGGAAATGGGCCAGGGGCTGGGGCTGGGACTCGCGATATCGTCGTCGATCGCGCGCGATTGCGGCGGCTCGCTGGTGGCGCGCAACGCGCCGAACGGCGGTGCATTGTTCGTGTTGACGCTGCGCCGCGCGCGCGTGCAGACGAGCCACACAACGGACCCGCTAACCACGGGCTCCTGA